A single window of Paenibacillus sp. FSL H8-0537 DNA harbors:
- a CDS encoding heme ABC transporter ATP-binding protein codes for MAVMLEARQLGTTIRGRKVLNDVTFSFQKGYTYGIIGPNGVGKSTLLKLLSGVLPPSQGDIFLEGRSIAAYSRKEAARKLAVLQQGVLPPVGFTVREVIEMGRFPYQNWFGNEASDSAPIINQAIAAMGLEQLEQRKMAELSGGERQRVALAKVMVQQAEVILLDEPTTYLDIGYQIQLLDTVKSWQREQGITVVTVLHDLNLAALYCDEVLVLHKGSIAALGKPQHIYTTELIREVYGAEASIMNHPLTGAPQILLAPNVRINNGELE; via the coding sequence ATGGCTGTTATGCTTGAAGCACGCCAGCTTGGTACGACGATACGCGGGCGAAAAGTGCTGAATGACGTAACCTTTTCCTTTCAAAAAGGGTATACATATGGCATTATCGGCCCCAATGGCGTTGGGAAATCCACCTTGCTGAAGCTGCTTTCCGGCGTATTGCCTCCTTCGCAGGGTGATATTTTTCTAGAGGGGCGCAGTATTGCCGCCTATTCACGCAAGGAGGCAGCACGCAAGCTTGCTGTGCTTCAGCAGGGTGTGCTTCCGCCAGTAGGTTTTACAGTTCGTGAAGTAATTGAAATGGGCCGGTTTCCTTATCAAAATTGGTTCGGTAATGAAGCAAGCGATTCCGCGCCGATCATTAATCAGGCAATCGCAGCAATGGGGCTTGAACAGCTGGAGCAGCGCAAAATGGCTGAGCTAAGCGGCGGCGAACGGCAGCGCGTCGCGCTAGCCAAGGTGATGGTACAGCAAGCAGAAGTCATCTTGCTGGACGAGCCTACGACCTATTTGGATATCGGCTACCAAATTCAATTGCTCGATACGGTAAAGAGCTGGCAGCGTGAGCAGGGCATTACCGTTGTAACCGTGCTGCATGATTTAAATTTAGCCGCTTTATATTGCGATGAAGTGCTGGTGCTGCATAAGGGCAGCATCGCAGCATTGGGCAAACCGCAGCATATTTATACGACGGAGCTGATTCGCGAGGTATACGGCGCTGAGGCTTCGATTATGAATCATCCGTTAACAGGGGCGCCGCAAATTTTGCTTGCGCCCAATGTAAGAATAAACAATGGGGAGCTGGAATGA
- a CDS encoding iron ABC transporter permease produces the protein MRHQWLGYGGAAVLLLAVSIIASLSIGSAGISFTDVWGILLHQLPWLRDQPVSWSEGEIAIVTQVRLSRVLLAVLVGACLALAGSGFQGVLRNPLADPYTLGVASGSSVGAAALILFGYQAAVGIWTIPIVAFITGIATLLVVFWLARSSAGLQLETLILSGVIIQAFLGAFVSFMVSLSNSVVNQILFWLMGSLAMKSWANVYMLIPFLIIGVIVLIAYAQHLNVFLLGEGQAAHLGIRVERTKLIVLACSTLLTAAAVSVAGVIGFVGLVVPHVIRLIVGPDYRLLIPLSAFGGGIFVLWADTLARMALSPKEIPLGVVTALIGAPFFAYLLHRRKRLEGGA, from the coding sequence ATGAGACATCAATGGTTAGGCTACGGAGGAGCAGCAGTGCTCCTTCTTGCTGTTTCTATTATCGCGAGCTTGTCGATTGGCTCCGCAGGTATTTCCTTTACTGATGTGTGGGGCATTTTGCTGCATCAGCTGCCATGGCTTAGAGATCAGCCGGTTAGCTGGAGTGAAGGTGAAATTGCTATTGTTACTCAGGTGAGGCTGTCACGGGTGCTGCTGGCGGTGCTTGTAGGCGCTTGTCTCGCACTGGCGGGCAGCGGGTTTCAAGGTGTGCTGCGCAATCCACTCGCCGATCCTTATACGCTCGGGGTTGCTTCGGGCAGCTCAGTCGGTGCTGCGGCATTGATTTTATTCGGCTATCAGGCGGCAGTAGGCATTTGGACGATTCCGATCGTCGCTTTCATAACGGGAATTGCGACGCTATTGGTCGTTTTCTGGCTAGCGCGAAGCTCGGCCGGACTGCAGTTGGAAACGCTTATATTATCCGGCGTTATTATCCAGGCCTTTCTGGGAGCTTTCGTATCCTTCATGGTCTCGCTTTCCAATAGCGTAGTAAACCAGATTTTGTTTTGGCTAATGGGCTCGCTGGCGATGAAAAGCTGGGCGAACGTCTACATGCTTATTCCTTTTCTTATTATTGGGGTTATTGTGCTTATTGCCTATGCGCAGCATTTGAATGTTTTTCTGCTTGGCGAGGGGCAGGCGGCACATTTAGGCATTCGCGTAGAGCGTACAAAGCTGATTGTGCTGGCTTGCTCGACGCTGCTCACGGCTGCTGCCGTATCGGTGGCTGGTGTGATTGGCTTCGTCGGCCTCGTCGTACCGCATGTGATTCGCCTGATCGTTGGGCCGGATTACCGCCTGCTCATTCCACTGTCCGCATTTGGCGGCGGCATATTTGTGCTCTGGGCCGATACACTTGCCCGCATGGCGCTAAGTCCGAAGGAAATTCCGCTAGGCGTAGTAACTGCGCTGATTGGTGCGCCATTTTTCGCTTATTTACTGCATCGGCGCAAGCGGCTGGAAGGAGGGGCATAA
- the cobS gene encoding adenosylcobinamide-GDP ribazoletransferase, producing the protein MAVRSLKLHAQALVAAIQFLTRIPVPVTVPFEPQVLARSAVYFSIAGGMIGGIVTLSFAAVQSWLPVGPGAVLLLALWLALSGALHMDGWMDTADGVLSHRSRERMLEIMKDSRVGAMGVIAAVLLLLFKFTVLYELLSHTESIYVLPLLVIIPVWSRWWMAAAIVIWPSAREGEGIGALFQAASLRHVWTGFVLTFLLACGIGLAFGLPLSTSAFTVAGAAAVTMVTGTLMSFWLARKLGGLTGDTYGAMNEAIEAILLFALLLLTTH; encoded by the coding sequence ATGGCTGTTCGTTCATTAAAGCTGCATGCTCAGGCGCTGGTCGCCGCTATTCAATTTTTGACTAGAATTCCAGTGCCTGTAACCGTTCCGTTTGAGCCGCAGGTGTTAGCACGCAGCGCTGTTTATTTTTCGATTGCCGGAGGCATGATTGGCGGTATCGTCACATTAAGCTTTGCTGCTGTTCAAAGCTGGCTGCCCGTTGGACCGGGAGCTGTCTTGCTGCTTGCACTATGGCTCGCGCTTAGTGGCGCTTTGCATATGGATGGCTGGATGGACACGGCAGACGGCGTGCTGAGCCATCGCTCGCGGGAGCGCATGCTGGAAATTATGAAGGATAGCCGAGTAGGCGCTATGGGTGTCATTGCCGCCGTTTTGCTGCTGTTGTTCAAATTTACAGTGTTATATGAGCTGCTTAGTCATACAGAGTCTATATATGTGCTGCCGTTGCTGGTCATTATCCCGGTGTGGAGCCGCTGGTGGATGGCTGCGGCGATTGTCATCTGGCCGAGTGCCCGTGAGGGAGAGGGGATCGGCGCATTATTCCAAGCGGCCTCACTGCGGCATGTATGGACGGGGTTTGTGCTTACCTTCCTGCTAGCCTGCGGGATCGGTCTGGCATTCGGATTGCCTCTCAGCACATCCGCTTTCACAGTGGCAGGTGCTGCTGCTGTGACGATGGTGACAGGGACACTAATGTCTTTCTGGCTTGCCCGCAAGCTTGGCGGCTTGACTGGAGACACTTACGGTGCCATGAATGAAGCGATTGAAGCTATATTGTTGTTTGCACTGCTATTATTGACAACTCACTAG
- the cobT gene encoding nicotinate-nucleotide--dimethylbenzimidazole phosphoribosyltransferase, whose protein sequence is MKEELCMLLANAIGRIPAFNEQEAEAARRHSDQLTKPPGSLGKLEDVACQLAGISGERWPDMERKAVIIMAGDHGVCEEGVSAFPQAVTPQMVLNFLNGGAAVNVLARQAGADVYCVDIGVNAELEHPNLLSRKVMYGTANMAKGAAMTKEQSIRAILTGIEVVDELYKKGYRAFAIGEMGIGNTTASAAIMTALTGLAPEETVGRGTGINDEAWKNKVAVVKRAIAVNAPDTLDPFDVLMKLGGLEIAGLVGVIIGAAANSCPVVIDGYISSVAALVASRISDKTKPCMIASHLSYEQGHAKLLKAVGLSPMIHMDMRLGEGTGAVLCFHFIDAALKLMQEMATFESAGVSKA, encoded by the coding sequence ATGAAAGAAGAATTATGCATGCTGCTGGCGAACGCAATTGGGAGAATCCCGGCATTTAATGAACAGGAAGCGGAGGCGGCAAGACGCCATTCGGACCAATTAACGAAGCCGCCGGGCAGCTTGGGCAAGCTTGAAGATGTGGCCTGCCAGCTCGCCGGAATTTCGGGGGAGCGCTGGCCTGATATGGAGCGCAAAGCGGTCATTATTATGGCTGGCGATCACGGCGTTTGCGAGGAAGGGGTCAGTGCCTTTCCACAAGCGGTAACCCCTCAAATGGTGCTTAATTTCTTGAATGGCGGCGCAGCCGTCAATGTACTCGCCCGGCAGGCGGGAGCTGACGTGTATTGCGTTGATATTGGCGTGAACGCGGAGCTTGAGCATCCGAATCTTTTAAGCCGCAAGGTCATGTATGGAACCGCCAATATGGCCAAAGGCGCTGCGATGACGAAAGAGCAGTCCATTAGAGCTATTTTGACAGGGATAGAAGTTGTGGATGAGCTTTACAAAAAAGGCTATCGCGCCTTTGCAATAGGAGAAATGGGCATCGGCAATACGACGGCAAGCGCAGCAATTATGACGGCACTGACAGGGCTTGCGCCCGAAGAAACCGTTGGCAGAGGAACAGGCATTAATGATGAGGCTTGGAAAAATAAAGTCGCGGTTGTTAAACGGGCTATCGCGGTTAATGCACCAGACACGCTCGATCCTTTTGACGTGCTGATGAAGCTGGGTGGTCTAGAAATCGCTGGGCTGGTAGGCGTTATTATTGGAGCGGCAGCCAATAGCTGTCCGGTCGTTATTGACGGCTATATATCCTCGGTAGCAGCCTTAGTAGCATCGCGTATTTCCGATAAAACGAAGCCATGCATGATCGCGTCCCATCTTTCCTATGAGCAGGGTCATGCGAAGCTGCTGAAAGCCGTGGGCTTAAGCCCGATGATTCATATGGATATGCGGCTCGGAGAAGGCACAGGTGCGGTATTATGCTTCCATTTTATCGATGCCGCATTAAAGCTCATGCAGGAAATGGCTACTTTTGAAAGTGCAGGGGTATCGAAAGCGTAG
- a CDS encoding cation-translocating P-type ATPase, which translates to MEQRHNESENSVTLQYAVGGMSCTACAARIEKAVGKMEGVQSVAVSYPARSAWVQFVPGRIRSEDVMAKIGHIGFQASAAEHSKEQWKQERSALGLRLMISLLLTLPLLAGMTQHLPLLSGLSIPAWLLHPWLQLALATIVQFVIGLPFYIGAYHALRSRAANMDVLVAAGTSAAYLYSHYIVFSRLPTGETLVAGHTLPLYFETSAVVISAVLLGKYLEMTAASRAQDEAGGYSQLQVQSATVERSGQWVSVLTAFIWEGEIVRIAPGETVPVDGVLTSGETDMDESLLTGESLPVVKRAGDRIWAGTTNVGAMQRIRTTAAGHATLLSRISELLRQAQRSKSAIQQQVDRVAAWFVPAMLALSAFTFMLWLVLLEPGNWHQAFRCGVAVMLAACPCALGLAAPISLVIASGRLAKLGIVLKQAGALERLARLNTLLLDKTGTLTEGTPQVSAVWAAPTQTRSVVLRLAAAAEAGSAHPLGQAIGREAGRVGLTPPSALNMVYFPGKGVQAVVEGRSIAVGNATFAKAEQWKANAEAAAAVANFCTEREKRGETLLYVAADGLLIGCISLADRVKPHSFAAVQQLQRYGLQVMLATGDHQIPAQNAARQAGITQVYAGLLPEQKLELVEQLKRSGKRVGMAGDGWNDAPALAAADVGIAMGNGTEAALAAGHLTLLQPRMTAIVDALGISRLTVRNIKQNLLLAFLYNSSIVPFAAFGLLEPWMAGAAMALSSVSVVGNAMRLSYILRRHKQLPA; encoded by the coding sequence TTGGAACAGCGGCATAATGAGAGTGAAAATAGCGTGACTTTGCAATATGCAGTGGGCGGCATGAGCTGTACAGCATGCGCGGCACGGATCGAGAAAGCTGTGGGCAAAATGGAAGGCGTACAGTCGGTTGCCGTCAGCTATCCGGCAAGATCGGCTTGGGTGCAGTTTGTGCCTGGGCGGATACGGTCTGAGGACGTTATGGCGAAAATCGGACATATCGGCTTTCAAGCATCGGCAGCTGAGCACAGCAAAGAACAATGGAAGCAGGAGCGCAGCGCTCTCGGCCTCCGGCTAATGATCTCGCTGCTGCTTACACTGCCGCTGCTTGCTGGCATGACCCAGCATCTCCCGCTGCTAAGCGGGCTTTCCATTCCGGCTTGGCTGCTGCATCCATGGCTTCAGCTCGCACTAGCTACGATAGTTCAATTCGTCATTGGGCTGCCTTTTTATATCGGTGCTTACCATGCGCTGCGTTCGCGAGCAGCGAATATGGACGTGCTAGTCGCAGCAGGAACGTCTGCTGCCTATTTATACAGCCATTATATTGTTTTCTCACGCCTTCCGACTGGAGAAACGCTTGTCGCCGGGCATACGCTGCCGCTTTATTTTGAAACCTCTGCTGTCGTTATTAGCGCGGTGCTGCTCGGCAAATATTTGGAGATGACAGCTGCATCGCGGGCGCAGGATGAGGCGGGCGGGTACAGCCAATTGCAGGTGCAATCCGCAACTGTAGAACGGTCAGGCCAGTGGGTCAGTGTACTGACCGCTTTCATATGGGAAGGCGAGATTGTGCGCATTGCACCGGGGGAGACGGTCCCGGTTGACGGCGTTTTAACGAGCGGAGAAACCGATATGGATGAATCGCTGCTGACAGGAGAAAGCTTGCCGGTCGTTAAACGAGCGGGAGACCGAATTTGGGCAGGAACAACGAATGTGGGAGCAATGCAACGCATCCGTACAACGGCTGCGGGACATGCGACGTTGCTCAGCCGCATTAGCGAGCTGCTTCGTCAGGCGCAGCGCTCCAAATCAGCGATTCAGCAGCAGGTGGACCGGGTGGCCGCGTGGTTCGTTCCAGCGATGCTTGCCCTTTCGGCTTTCACCTTTATGCTTTGGCTGGTGCTGCTGGAACCTGGCAATTGGCATCAAGCTTTCCGCTGCGGGGTCGCTGTTATGCTTGCTGCCTGTCCTTGTGCACTGGGGCTTGCCGCGCCTATTTCACTGGTTATTGCTTCTGGCCGCCTAGCAAAGCTGGGCATTGTGCTCAAACAGGCCGGGGCGCTGGAGCGGCTTGCGCGGCTTAATACGCTGCTGTTAGACAAAACCGGAACGCTCACCGAAGGTACCCCGCAAGTTAGCGCCGTATGGGCTGCGCCGACTCAGACGCGCTCGGTCGTGCTTCGTTTGGCTGCAGCCGCTGAAGCGGGTTCCGCCCATCCGCTAGGGCAAGCGATAGGACGTGAAGCGGGGAGAGTAGGATTGACGCCGCCAAGCGCGCTTAATATGGTTTATTTTCCCGGCAAAGGCGTTCAAGCAGTAGTTGAGGGAAGAAGCATAGCCGTCGGAAATGCAACCTTTGCGAAAGCCGAGCAGTGGAAAGCGAATGCGGAGGCCGCCGCAGCTGTAGCTAATTTTTGCACCGAACGGGAAAAAAGAGGAGAAACGCTCTTATATGTTGCAGCAGATGGACTGCTCATTGGGTGTATTTCACTTGCGGATCGGGTTAAACCTCATTCTTTTGCTGCCGTTCAGCAGCTCCAACGATATGGACTGCAGGTGATGCTCGCAACAGGCGACCACCAAATTCCTGCCCAAAATGCCGCTCGCCAAGCAGGCATTACGCAAGTGTACGCCGGATTGCTGCCTGAGCAGAAGCTGGAGCTGGTAGAGCAGCTGAAACGTTCGGGCAAACGGGTCGGCATGGCTGGCGACGGCTGGAATGATGCACCGGCGCTTGCTGCTGCCGACGTGGGCATTGCGATGGGCAATGGTACGGAAGCGGCCCTCGCTGCCGGACATTTAACGCTGCTTCAGCCGCGCATGACTGCGATTGTTGATGCACTTGGCATAAGCCGGCTCACGGTGCGCAATATTAAGCAGAACTTGCTGCTTGCTTTCCTATATAACAGCAGCATCGTGCCGTTCGCCGCGTTCGGTCTGCTTGAGCCATGGATGGCAGGGGCAGCGATGGCGCTTAGCTCCGTGTCGGTAGTCGGAAATGCGATGCGGCTGAGCTATATTTTGCGGCGGCACAAGCAGCTCCCTGCCTAG
- a CDS encoding threonine-phosphate decarboxylase, whose translation MLERYGHGGDLRTAEENFGRPADQFVDFSSNMNPIGPPPLVHRVLLSYAQQIGKYPDPAVRGLRAKLAKLHGIDEQCILIGNGAAELIDLTVRAVNPIITSLAFPCFSEYGDAVHKISSGIAPIMLKPENGFELTEEAIQSMTTEMEEPFYMLGSPNNPTGRLVQPELIRKLLASGAKVVVDEAFMDFVPEEADYSLVKEAASNDRLYVIRSMTKFYAIPGIRLGYMVSTPERIAALRLLQVPWSVNSLAQLIGEGVLEDAEYAEKTLKWLDEERPWLISKLEGLGFSVTPSQTNYVLVMLPSLPNLTAAALQLEMGSRGVLIRDASHFVGLDDRYCRFAIRLRSDNEKLLEALTECLDDFKEDSRDNHE comes from the coding sequence ATGCTTGAAAGATACGGACATGGCGGTGACCTGCGAACGGCAGAGGAAAATTTCGGACGGCCAGCTGATCAATTTGTCGACTTCAGCTCCAATATGAATCCGATAGGCCCGCCCCCCTTGGTACATAGGGTGCTGCTCTCGTATGCCCAGCAGATTGGCAAGTATCCTGATCCTGCGGTACGCGGGCTGCGGGCGAAGCTTGCGAAGCTGCACGGCATTGACGAGCAGTGCATTTTAATCGGAAATGGTGCGGCAGAGCTGATCGACCTGACTGTTCGTGCTGTAAATCCTATCATTACGAGCCTTGCGTTTCCTTGTTTTAGCGAATATGGCGACGCCGTTCATAAAATTAGCAGCGGCATTGCCCCCATTATGCTGAAGCCGGAAAATGGCTTTGAGCTGACCGAAGAGGCCATTCAAAGCATGACGACCGAGATGGAGGAGCCTTTCTATATGCTGGGCTCACCGAATAATCCGACGGGTCGGCTAGTCCAGCCGGAGCTGATCAGAAAGCTTCTAGCCAGTGGCGCTAAGGTAGTCGTAGATGAAGCCTTCATGGATTTTGTGCCTGAAGAAGCGGATTATTCGCTGGTGAAGGAGGCTGCCAGCAATGACAGGCTGTATGTCATTCGTTCCATGACGAAATTTTATGCGATTCCCGGCATTCGGCTCGGGTATATGGTCAGTACGCCAGAGCGGATTGCAGCGCTGCGCCTGCTGCAGGTTCCGTGGAGCGTCAACTCGCTTGCGCAGCTCATTGGAGAGGGCGTATTGGAGGATGCGGAATATGCGGAGAAGACGCTGAAATGGCTGGACGAAGAACGGCCTTGGCTCATTTCGAAGCTGGAGGGGCTTGGTTTTTCCGTCACGCCTAGTCAAACCAATTATGTGCTTGTAATGCTGCCGTCGCTGCCTAATTTAACGGCAGCTGCTTTGCAGCTTGAAATGGGCAGCCGCGGAGTGCTTATACGCGATGCCTCCCATTTTGTCGGGCTTGATGACCGTTATTGCCGCTTTGCGATCAGGCTGCGCAGTGATAATGAAAAGCTGCTGGAAGCACTGACAGAATGTCTGGATGATTTTAAAGAAGATAGTAGGGATAACCATGAGTAA
- the cbiB gene encoding adenosylcobinamide-phosphate synthase CbiB, with protein sequence MIFYSLPDMLWLTAAAILVDWIVGDPKWPTHPVIWIGRLIAWLEHKLRRSDKAESSKLLRLKGTLLMLITLAISYVVMWGVVAVASLIHPWLGYAVTIWFISTTIAVKGLKQAAMLVYMPLIAGNLQEARKYVGYIVGRDTDKLDESEAARAAVETVAENTVDALVSPIFFALIGGAPLAMLYRAANTLDSMVGYRNDKYIDFGSCSARTDDVLNYIPARLTGALLALSAWLLPGMSARRSVAAIRKFAHRHPSPNSGIPESAVAGALGIELGGLNYYFGAPSERARMGEPMRPLTAQDIIFTTRLLYLVSLLLVVGVLALWLFVH encoded by the coding sequence ATGATTTTCTATTCCTTGCCGGACATGCTGTGGCTGACCGCCGCAGCTATTCTGGTCGATTGGATCGTTGGCGATCCAAAATGGCCCACACATCCCGTCATTTGGATCGGCAGGCTCATTGCTTGGCTGGAGCACAAGCTGCGCAGGAGCGATAAGGCCGAATCCTCCAAGCTCCTCAGACTAAAGGGCACCTTGTTAATGCTCATAACATTAGCCATTTCATATGTCGTCATGTGGGGAGTCGTCGCGGTCGCTTCGCTTATCCATCCTTGGCTCGGCTATGCGGTGACCATTTGGTTTATATCGACGACTATCGCAGTCAAAGGGTTAAAACAGGCAGCGATGCTCGTCTATATGCCGTTAATAGCAGGAAACCTTCAGGAAGCGCGCAAATATGTCGGCTACATTGTCGGACGCGATACGGACAAGCTGGATGAATCGGAAGCTGCCCGTGCTGCTGTGGAGACGGTGGCGGAAAATACAGTCGATGCGCTTGTCTCGCCTATCTTTTTCGCTTTAATAGGAGGAGCACCGCTTGCTATGCTGTATCGGGCGGCAAATACGCTTGACTCTATGGTCGGTTACCGCAATGATAAGTATATTGATTTCGGCTCGTGCTCGGCACGAACCGATGATGTGCTCAATTATATACCCGCCCGGTTGACGGGAGCTCTGCTCGCGTTGTCGGCTTGGCTGCTGCCAGGCATGTCTGCCAGGCGCTCGGTCGCTGCGATAAGAAAATTCGCCCATCGGCATCCGAGCCCAAACAGCGGCATTCCTGAATCGGCTGTTGCCGGGGCGCTCGGTATTGAGCTGGGCGGACTCAATTATTATTTTGGCGCGCCTAGCGAACGTGCGAGAATGGGAGAGCCTATGCGCCCATTGACAGCGCAGGATATTATTTTCACGACTAGATTATTGTATCTGGTCAGTCTATTACTTGTAGTTGGGGTGCTGGCATTATGGCTGTTCGTTCATTAA
- a CDS encoding ABC transporter substrate-binding protein has protein sequence MKVKMNAMLKTSLAIWLIAMLTLLAACGGAVNNSKESAAPSIAPSAAPSAETGAAYPLTVTDATDTKLTFEQAPEKIVTLVPSETEVVFAVGAGKQVVGVDQYSNYPEEANDIEKIGDMTTNIEAVVKLNPDLVLASSSMNGDAVAKLRELNIPVFASDSKTYGETIAHIETVGQILNHVKDAEAVAEHMRDVMNQVMNAVKDAPAKKVYLEFSPGYTAGSGTFLDELLTMAGGTNVAGSKEGWYEVSAEEIVKQNPEIIIYPDMKVKPNPIVTALDSRAGWNVIDAVKNKQVIAVSEDPLVRVGPRLADGLLEIAKAVHPDLVK, from the coding sequence ATGAAAGTTAAAATGAATGCCATGCTGAAAACAAGCCTTGCCATTTGGCTGATTGCTATGCTGACGCTGCTTGCCGCTTGCGGCGGTGCGGTGAATAATAGCAAGGAATCTGCTGCACCATCTATCGCACCATCCGCTGCTCCGTCTGCAGAGACAGGCGCCGCATATCCGCTCACCGTAACCGACGCAACGGATACCAAGCTGACCTTTGAGCAAGCGCCTGAAAAAATTGTGACGCTTGTGCCAAGCGAGACAGAAGTTGTGTTTGCTGTAGGAGCGGGCAAGCAGGTAGTCGGCGTGGATCAGTACAGCAACTATCCAGAAGAAGCGAATGACATTGAGAAAATTGGCGATATGACGACCAATATTGAGGCTGTCGTGAAGCTGAATCCAGATCTCGTGCTTGCATCCTCCAGCATGAATGGAGATGCGGTTGCCAAGCTGCGCGAACTGAATATTCCGGTATTTGCCTCCGATTCGAAAACATATGGCGAAACCATTGCCCATATTGAGACGGTCGGCCAAATTTTGAACCATGTGAAGGATGCCGAAGCGGTTGCTGAACATATGCGTGATGTGATGAACCAGGTCATGAATGCGGTGAAGGATGCGCCTGCGAAAAAGGTGTATTTGGAGTTTAGCCCTGGCTATACGGCAGGATCAGGTACTTTTTTGGATGAGCTGCTGACAATGGCGGGAGGCACCAATGTAGCGGGCTCGAAGGAAGGCTGGTACGAAGTCAGCGCTGAAGAGATCGTGAAGCAAAATCCGGAAATCATCATTTACCCGGATATGAAGGTGAAACCGAACCCCATCGTTACAGCGTTGGACAGCCGGGCAGGCTGGAACGTCATTGACGCGGTGAAAAATAAGCAGGTTATCGCGGTTTCGGAAGATCCGCTCGTTCGTGTAGGCCCGCGGCTTGCCGATGGCTTGCTGGAAATTGCGAAGGCTGTTCATCCAGACCTCGTTAAATAG
- the cobU gene encoding bifunctional adenosylcobinamide kinase/adenosylcobinamide-phosphate guanylyltransferase — MAILVTGGTRSGKSLFAEQLAMRLGKKGIYMATSRIWDEEMAERVNRHQQSRGTGDFEWETVEEPLELAELLEKQARAAAAMASVGEQPPVVLVDCLTLWLTNALMAAEEQAGQAGTEADEQLHHQTEALIGAIAAYPYPLVIVTNEVGAGIVPAYPMGRKFRDEAGRLNQRVAAVCDKVFLVTAGIPIELKAAAFRWEQL; from the coding sequence ATGGCAATATTAGTAACAGGCGGTACGCGCAGCGGCAAAAGCTTATTCGCCGAGCAGCTCGCGATGAGGCTTGGCAAAAAGGGCATTTATATGGCAACAAGCCGTATTTGGGATGAGGAAATGGCTGAGCGCGTAAATAGGCATCAGCAAAGTCGCGGCACAGGAGATTTTGAATGGGAAACGGTGGAGGAGCCGCTTGAGCTGGCCGAATTGCTGGAGAAGCAGGCACGGGCAGCCGCAGCTATGGCGTCAGTTGGAGAACAGCCGCCAGTTGTGCTTGTAGATTGTCTGACTCTGTGGTTGACAAACGCTTTGATGGCAGCAGAGGAGCAGGCAGGACAAGCCGGCACAGAAGCAGACGAGCAGCTGCACCACCAGACGGAAGCACTCATTGGCGCTATTGCTGCTTATCCTTATCCGCTCGTAATCGTTACAAATGAGGTAGGGGCGGGTATTGTACCTGCCTATCCAATGGGCCGAAAATTTCGCGATGAGGCAGGAAGGCTGAATCAGCGGGTGGCCGCGGTTTGCGATAAAGTATTTCTTGTAACAGCTGGCATTCCAATTGAGCTCAAGGCAGCGGCTTTCCGCTGGGAGCAGTTATGA